One Lacipirellulaceae bacterium DNA window includes the following coding sequences:
- a CDS encoding HAD family phosphatase: MQSTQNIKAVTFDLDGLMFNTEDIYQQVGTTICERRGKAFPEDLRNQMMGRKSTDALQLMIDYHSFEDSTDELAVESAEVFGSLLPGRLQPMTGLLDLLEALEQANVPKGIATSSGKAFVDHIMSLMNIRERFTFILTAENIEHGKPAPDVYLLAAEKHDVLPEEMLVLEDSEIGCRAGVAARAFTVAVPSEHSNTHSFEGVNFEATSLRDARIYQALQLAVG; this comes from the coding sequence GTGCAATCAACTCAAAACATTAAGGCCGTCACATTCGATCTTGATGGCTTGATGTTCAATACCGAAGACATCTACCAGCAAGTGGGCACGACCATCTGCGAGCGTCGCGGGAAGGCTTTCCCCGAAGACTTGCGAAATCAAATGATGGGTCGCAAGTCAACGGACGCATTGCAACTGATGATCGACTACCACAGCTTTGAAGATTCGACGGACGAGCTGGCAGTCGAGTCCGCGGAGGTCTTCGGCTCGTTGCTACCGGGTCGACTCCAACCAATGACCGGGCTATTGGACCTACTTGAAGCTCTCGAACAGGCAAACGTTCCCAAAGGAATCGCGACAAGCAGCGGAAAGGCGTTTGTCGATCACATCATGAGTTTAATGAACATTCGTGAGCGATTTACATTCATTCTCACCGCAGAGAATATCGAACACGGCAAACCGGCTCCTGATGTCTACTTGCTAGCAGCAGAGAAGCACGACGTTCTCCCAGAGGAGATGCTTGTCCTGGAAGATAGCGAAATCGGCTGCCGTGCCGGCGTTGCTGCCAGGGCTTTCACCGTGGCGGTCCCGAGCGAACATAGCAACACGCACTCATTCGAGGGCGTGAATTTCGAAGCAACTTCCTTGCGAGACGCGAGGATCTATCAAGCGTTGCAGCTAGCAGTTGGCTGA
- a CDS encoding DUF6798 domain-containing protein, producing the protein MERIGQQEPSRPFEFVLILMVFFIAGGAPAPHVNETQYLAKAKHYWDASFCPSDTFLDTADAHLVFYWTVGWLTKFFSLEATAWIGRALSWGLLAFAWQRLALAVAPVRWTAVLGAALFPTLIAWGNFAGEWVIGGVEAKCFAYGFFLLGMTAMVENRWPATWIWLGLASAFHPLVGGWAVLGSWFVLATIDKSDRPNARSAALGLIVGGLLAVPGLLFTLTLNFGTSSEVRAEAAEIYVFERLPHHLAPLELKPSELAKKAMRFSWLMAAMLVVWLAGRRQSENWDGEEQRHDGLRRLIMFAVFSVGASIVGLAFERLLVGNREFAAQVLRYYWFRQADVAVPLAVATGVGLLTLQLSQGSRSWLSGLLVFAAICGSCAHLGGTALARWKTKTPPAIKKMKSTEDWRDACSWIRENTPERAIFLVDRHAQSFKWYAHRGDVANWKDIPQDAKGIVDWFDRCQKLYAPDRRGRTVSVLAKQRSQTLIDTATEYDATHLLTRKKPTLPFTVLHENETYAVYKLPKARTNQDAETTQQPQMNSDKR; encoded by the coding sequence ATGGAGCGAATTGGACAACAAGAACCGAGCCGACCTTTCGAGTTCGTCCTGATTCTTATGGTGTTTTTCATCGCTGGCGGAGCGCCTGCCCCGCACGTGAATGAGACGCAGTACCTCGCCAAGGCGAAACATTACTGGGACGCCAGCTTCTGCCCCAGCGATACCTTCCTTGATACGGCGGACGCTCATCTGGTTTTTTATTGGACCGTCGGCTGGCTGACGAAGTTCTTTTCCTTGGAGGCTACAGCATGGATCGGTCGCGCGCTCTCGTGGGGGTTGCTCGCTTTCGCATGGCAACGGCTCGCACTGGCGGTAGCTCCCGTACGCTGGACAGCGGTGCTTGGTGCCGCTCTCTTTCCGACGCTGATCGCTTGGGGAAACTTCGCCGGTGAGTGGGTGATCGGCGGCGTCGAAGCGAAGTGCTTTGCCTATGGCTTTTTCTTGCTCGGCATGACAGCCATGGTAGAGAATCGCTGGCCCGCGACGTGGATCTGGCTCGGTCTTGCCTCGGCGTTTCACCCTTTGGTTGGCGGCTGGGCCGTGCTGGGAAGTTGGTTCGTTCTGGCCACCATCGACAAGTCGGACAGGCCAAACGCTCGCAGCGCCGCGCTAGGGTTAATCGTAGGCGGTTTGCTTGCCGTTCCGGGGTTGCTTTTCACGCTCACGCTCAACTTTGGCACCTCAAGCGAAGTCCGCGCCGAAGCGGCTGAAATCTATGTCTTTGAGCGATTGCCCCATCATCTCGCGCCGCTGGAACTCAAGCCGAGTGAGCTCGCCAAGAAGGCGATGCGTTTCTCTTGGCTGATGGCTGCAATGCTCGTTGTATGGCTCGCCGGCAGACGACAAAGCGAAAATTGGGATGGCGAGGAGCAGCGACACGATGGATTACGACGGCTAATCATGTTCGCTGTTTTTTCTGTCGGAGCGAGCATCGTCGGCTTGGCGTTCGAGCGTTTGCTTGTCGGCAACCGGGAGTTCGCCGCTCAAGTGCTCCGTTACTATTGGTTCCGACAGGCCGATGTCGCCGTTCCTTTGGCGGTTGCGACAGGTGTTGGATTGCTGACGCTTCAACTTTCACAGGGAAGCCGAAGCTGGCTGTCCGGCCTGTTGGTGTTCGCCGCCATCTGCGGTTCTTGCGCGCATCTAGGCGGAACCGCGCTTGCCCGTTGGAAAACAAAGACACCGCCCGCAATCAAAAAGATGAAAAGCACTGAGGACTGGCGAGACGCTTGCTCTTGGATTCGTGAGAACACACCCGAGCGAGCGATCTTCCTTGTCGATCGCCACGCGCAATCGTTCAAGTGGTACGCTCACCGCGGTGATGTGGCCAACTGGAAGGATATCCCGCAAGATGCAAAAGGAATCGTTGACTGGTTTGATCGCTGCCAAAAACTCTACGCTCCCGATCGACGAGGGCGAACAGTTTCCGTCTTAGCCAAGCAGCGGTCACAAACCCTTATTGACACTGCGACAGAATACGACGCAACTCATCTGCTTACCAGAAAAAAGCCGACGCTACCTTTCACGGTACTTCACGAAAACGAAACCTACGCAGTCTATAAGTTACCGAAAGCTCGCACCAATCAAGACGCCGAAACAACGCAACAGCCGCAGATGAACTCAGATAAACGCTGA
- a CDS encoding tellurium resistance protein TerC — translation MEFLNFEGVFTIQSLFTLLMLILLQAVLGFDNLLYISIESKRAPKEHQANVRKWGILIAVGLRLVLLFVIMMVLNLVKKSLFDVTLEGVLEFKATLQALVEFAGGVFLLYTALREIMHMLAVEHLEHAEEEQPKSAAAVVTTIVLMNLIFSFDSILSALALTQVFLVMATAIVISGVMMLLLADYVSDFLRKNRMYEVLGLFILFIVGIMLISEGGEKAALKLFGYEVHAMTKSTFYFVIFVLVIVDIVQGRYQKKLLAQRKRELESVTETAL, via the coding sequence ATGGAATTCTTGAACTTTGAAGGCGTATTTACCATCCAGAGCCTTTTCACGCTCCTCATGCTGATCCTGCTTCAGGCGGTTCTGGGATTTGACAACCTGCTTTACATTTCGATCGAATCGAAGCGAGCTCCCAAGGAGCATCAAGCGAATGTACGCAAGTGGGGCATTCTGATTGCAGTGGGCCTGCGCTTGGTGCTCTTGTTCGTCATCATGATGGTCCTCAATCTCGTGAAGAAGTCCCTGTTCGACGTCACCCTGGAGGGAGTTCTTGAATTCAAAGCGACTCTTCAAGCGCTGGTTGAATTTGCGGGTGGCGTATTTTTGCTCTACACCGCCTTACGCGAGATCATGCACATGCTTGCAGTCGAGCACTTGGAGCACGCTGAAGAAGAGCAGCCCAAGTCGGCAGCCGCGGTTGTAACGACCATTGTTTTAATGAATTTGATTTTCTCTTTCGACTCAATCCTTAGTGCGTTGGCACTGACGCAGGTCTTTCTGGTCATGGCAACAGCCATCGTGATCAGTGGCGTCATGATGCTTCTGCTTGCGGATTATGTCTCTGATTTTCTGCGCAAGAATCGGATGTATGAAGTGCTTGGGCTGTTCATCCTGTTTATTGTGGGCATCATGTTGATCTCCGAAGGGGGAGAAAAGGCGGCCCTAAAGTTGTTTGGGTACGAGGTCCACGCAATGACGAAGAGTACTTTCTACTTTGTGATCTTCGTTTTGGTGATTGTGGACATCGTGCAGGGGCGATACCAGAAGAAACTACTCGCTCAGCGAAAACGAGAGTTGGAGAGCGTCACTGAGACGGCCTTGTGA